One Papaver somniferum cultivar HN1 chromosome 10, ASM357369v1, whole genome shotgun sequence genomic window carries:
- the LOC113316534 gene encoding protein NYNRIN-like, producing MEVDEEHGNPNDLLTERNPKRWEILVDGSSNGEGNGIGIVFISPTGGRMDYSFRLDFASTNNETEYEAVVHALRLAIEMKIEDARITSDSQLVIRQIEGTYSTNEPFLQKYRRLVMDLAIQIPKISWRHIGRKDNRLSDALVFIQSMLVDPVARDIEIQTLLLPSIEKGEEVQTDVMIIDDTQAKNVSDEKDWRTEIHSYLERGEFPKKRLEAHKLKSRATNYELRDGVLYRRSFLGPSLRCLTRKEGIEILKALHYSDAGNHSGGRSLGYRVKIQGYYWPYKHEDAKQVSRRCQECQRHGKKIHAPRAMINTSTNVWPFGKWGIDIVGPFILGTGQKRFLIFPTDYFTKWAEVKAVQHIRDKDIFTFIFENIICRFCIPAQLESDNRKQFEGENITMLLNAFKIQSGKSTPLYPQSDGQVEATNKKIADNLKKKLEGNNKGWFGQVHNVVWDYRTTRREATGMSPFCLTYGVEAVLPTEVIIPTTKREAWEKNLSADLILTKLDDSEEVREVALQHMENYQKRIAREHNKRVKIREIQPIELVLREIPVYQKGKDGKLEKS from the coding sequence atggaggtgGATGAAGAACATGGAAATCCTAATGATTTATTGACTGAGCGAAATCCAAAAAGATGGGAGATTTTGGTGGATGgatcctccaatggagaaggaaatgggatTGGTATTGTATTTATTTCACCAACGGGAGGGAGAATGGATTACTCATTCAGATTGGActtcgcatccacaaataatgaaactgaatatgaagcagtcgTTCACGCACTAAGATTAGCAATTGAAATGAAGAttgaggatgcgcgaataactagtgattctCAGCTGGTAATTCGTCAGATAGAAGGAACATATAGTACTAATGAACCATTTTTGCAAAAGTATAGGAGattggttatggatttagcaatccaaattccaaaaataagttggagacaTATAGGTAGAAAAGATAATAGACTCTCAGATGCATTGGTGTTCATACAATCAATGTTAGTAGATCCGGTCGCAAGGGATATAGAAATACAAACACTATTATTACCATCTATAGAAAAGGGTGAAGAAGTGCAAACAGATGTGATGATCATAGACGATACACAAGCAAAAAATGTGAGCGACGAGAAAGATTGGAGAACTGAGATACACTCTTATTTAGAGAGAGGGGAATTTCCGAAGAAAAGATTAGaagcacacaaattaaaaagtcgtgctacaaattatgaattaagggatgGTGTTCTTTATAGAAGGTCATTCCTTGGACCTTCTCTCAGATGTCTTACGCGAAAGGAAGGAATCGAAATTCTAAAGGCATTACACTATAGCGATGCTGGaaaccatagtggaggaagatcactcGGATACAGAGTAAAAAtacaaggctattactggccatataagcatgaagatgcaaaacaagtttCCAGGAGATGCCaagaatgtcaacgtcatggaaagaagatacatgcacctagGGCTATGATTAATACATCAACaaatgtgtggccctttggaaaatggggaataGATATTGTTGGACCATTTATACTAGGGACGGGACAAAAAAGGTTCCTAATTTTCccaacagattatttcactaaATGGGCAGAAGTAAAAGCAGTTCAACATATACGCGATAAAgacatcttcacattcatttttgaaaatattatatgcCGATTTTGCATTCCTGCACAATTGGAGTCTGATAATAGGAAGCAGTTTGAAGGAGAGAACATAACAATGCTACTCAAtgcgttcaaaattcaaagtggcaAATCTACCCCTTTGTATCCTCAGAGTGATGGACAAGTAGAAGCTACAAACAAAAAAATCGCAGACAACCTGAAGAAAAAGTTAGAAGGGAACAACAAAGGATGGTTCGgacaagtacataatgtagtatgggATTACAGAACTACCAGAAGAGAAGCAACCGGAATGTCGCCCTTCTGTCTGACATATGGAGTAGAGGCAGTGCTACCAACAGAAGTGATCATCCCTaccacaaagagagaagcttgggaaaagAATTTAAGTGCAGACTTAATTTTAACAAAGTTGGATGATTCGGAGGAAGTAAGAGAAGTCGCTTTGCAGcacatggaaaattatcaaaaaagaaTAGCTCGAGAACATAACAAGCGGGTCAAAATAAGAGAAATTCAACCAATTGAATTAGTGCTACGCGAAATTCCAGTATATCAAAAAGGAAAGGATGGAAAATTGGAGAAAAGCTAG